The window CTTCAGGGTCCTTAGAGAAAGTCACTGGGGCCTGCCAAGCTGCCACCTAAAGACAAGAGTGAGAGGGCTGAGTTCTTCCAGGTCATCAGAGTTGTTGCTGCCCGTATTAGGCCACACAGTGGAACCCCATTTATATCATAGCAGAAGAAATAGGATTATCAATGTGAACtgcttagcatggtgcctggtatATACGAGAGCTCCACAAATGTGAGCTATAATCCTACTAGTAAAGGATGCTAAGCAGTTCCACTGTGGCAGGTGTCATTTGCTAGTAGAATTTGTAATCAAACAATAGGAGGGGAATCTGTGAACGCCTAGAAAATGAGCAGAATAAAGGATATTATCTTTGGAAGTCTTAGATGTGCAATGAAATTATTTGTCTGACAGAAACGAATGCTGAATTCTATTTACTTAAGCCTTTAAAATGACTTAAGgcagtccgggcacggtggctcatgactgtaatcccagcaccttgggaggccaaggtgggtggaccacctgagctcaggagttggagaccagcctggacaacatggcgaaaccccatctctaccaaaaaaatacaaaaatgagccgggcgtggtggtgtgtgcctgtaatcccagctactcggtaggctgaggcaggagaatcacttgaacctaggaggcagaggttgctgtgagccaagattgcgccattgtactccagcctgggtgacagagcgagactctgtctcaaaaacaaaaaaacaaaaaaaaaaaacataaaatgacttAAGGCAGCATGGCTCAAGGTGTGATTCAGAATCACCAGAACTGCCATTGAAAGTACAGGTTTCTGTTCTGACTAGGGCTTCTTCAGcctggaggctgcagtgcagaTGCGTAGGGCAGAGCCACAGCTGCCCTGAGACTGCTGTGTCATAGGAGATAGGAGCAAGAAACAAAAGCTGACTTCAGTGCACAGGGGGATAAAGGCAGATTCCTGGGTACAACCTTTGAACTGGTTTCTGGGAGTAGAGGccaaataatttgcatttttaacaagctcccaggtgattcttgtgCATGCATAATTTGGAAATGGCCCAACTTTTAAAGCAAGCAGCAACCCTTTACCACAGAGCTGTGGTACTGAGGCCTCacggtttgtttgtttgttttttttttttttgagacagagtcttgccttgttgcccaggatagagtgcagtggcacaatctcggctcactgcaacctccgcctcctgggttcaagcaattctcatgcctcagcctcccaagtagctgggactataggcgtgcaccaccatgcctggctaatttttgtatttttagtagagacaggttttcaccatgttggccagactggtcttgaactcctgacctcaagtgatccgcctgtctcggcctcccaaagtgctgggattacaggcgtgagccactgcgcccggccagcctcACAGTTCTGAGGGTTACCATCAAAATGAACCAGGACATGACAGAAGCCATTTCAACCACTGGAGACGGATCGGATTCTATTCCTACATTTACTTGGAACCATCCAGCTTTCATGAAGAAGGAAGGGCTGTATGGCCAGTTGGAACCACAGAGAGAAAGGCTCCAGTTGAACCACTTAAGAGCTGGTCCTCCCATGCAGGGCGAGCCAGCCCAGACAGTGTCCTCATATGGCTTGCCTCAGGGTAGGTAAAACATAAAACCTCGACCACTTGTGCAGAGAGAGCAGCATCTTTAATTTGACCTGAACCTGACTTGCttaccttgctctgtcactgggGCATCTGTGCACTCACGGAGGGGGAAAATCAGTCTAGGATGGTGGGAATGAGGCTTACCATCCACAATAGAGATCTCTGAACAAAATCTTTGTTCTTCCCTAACAAAAAAGTGTGTGAAGGACAAACACTTCAAGGGctcattctcattctcattctcataGTGAGAAGAGATAAGACAGAGACCAGATCCTTCGCAACAACCCTCAATTTTACTTAGGGTCAGTGAGAAATCAATTCAGATGGTAACAGTACCCAGGACCAGCTGGGTCTGCAGTTGGCTCCTGACTCCTGACATTCTGGCTCCTGACTTTGGACCTCCCTAGTTGAGAATAAACCTGAACTAAAAATCCATGTAGTTAGGTAGTCTGGGCACAGGAAACCAAAGTGGGGTTGGAGATGCGGACTCTGTCATTCTGAATGTGACAGAGTTGAAGATTTGAGACACAGCATTGAGTGTGGAGACCTAGAGAAGGCCCCTCAGTGGAGTAGGAAGGACTGGGGTTTCCCAGTCAGCATGCCTCCCGCaagtttgaatatttgtgtccctctCAAATTCATACTGAAACTTAACCTCCAATGCAgcatattaagaggtggggcctttagaaggtgattaggtcatgagagcttCTCCCTCGTGAATAGGATTAAGGCCCTAATGAAAGAGGCTTCACACAGCCTGCCTTTTTTACTGTGTGAGGATGCAGTGACCACCTTGGAAGCAAAAAGCAGCCCTCGCTAGACACCgaacctgccagcaccttcatcttggacttcctgcttctagaactgtgagaaaacgaatttctgttctttataaattacccagtctcaggtatttttgtCATAACAGCACAGACTAACATACCTAGAGACTTGCATTCCAACTAGAGGCGCAAGCACACCTATAATTCTGCCCTCTCAACTCCTAATGCCAGAGATtgctaaataaatactaaaaatgtaaaaacaggccgggcacagcccagcactttgggaggccgaggcaggcagatcacctgaggtcaggagttccagaccagccagaccaccatggcgaaaccccatctctactaaaaaatacaaaaattagccgggtgtggtggtgggcgcctgtaatcccagctacttgggaggctgaggcacgagaatcacttgaacccaggaggcagaggttgcagtgagctgagatcttgccattgcactccagcctgggcaacagagcaagactccatctcaaaaaaaaaaaaaaaaaaaaaaaaaagaaagcaaaaactgtcaaactcaaaataaaggaaatcttCTTTGACAAAGAATGGAGAGAATAATACAGCCATTAGCAGAGGCTGAGGCTATACAGCTTGAGAGAAGTAGAGACTAGTTCAGGATGGTAGGTGCTGGGACTTCAAAGTCCACGTGGGACAGGTAACCAAGTGTAACCTAGGAACGTCAAGGGACCAGAACCAGACTCTGAGAGGTACACAGGCAGGAAAAATGTAAGTTGCAAACAAAAACAGGATGACATGCAAGCAatctaaaaaaatactttaaaaaatatatatgtgcaatCACCAAAGAGCTAAAGATATTCAGTCTTGCAATGAGAAACTGactgaaaagaagcaaataagattttacaaattatacatgctggaaatgtaaaaatacaattattgAAATATACTCTATGTATGGTATAAGCCCTAGACTGGAGGCAGATGACATAAAAATTTAGCAGGTCTGGAAAACAACTGAGGAATCACCCAGAATGCACCACAgtgataaaagaaatataaaaaagaagctAAGACAGATGGAGGATAGACTGAGAAGCTTTGGCATAATGTTTCATAgcagttttagaaaaaaagactaGTGAGAATACAGGGATGAGAAAACAAAGACGGTGAATTTTTCAGAACTGAAGAAAGATGTGAGATCTCAGAATCAAAGAGCTCATTAAGTTCCAAGAaaggtacatttaaaaaaaaaggccaggccgggtgcggtggctcatgcctgtaatcccagcactttgggaggccgaggcgggtggaacatgaggtcaggagatcgagaccatcctggctaacatggtgagatcccgtcactactaaaaaaatacaaaaaaattagctgggccaggtggcaggcgcctgtagtcccagctactcaggaggctgaggcaggagaatggcgagaacccaggaggcagaggttgcagtgagccgagatcgcaccactgcactccagcctgggtgacagagcaagactccatctcaaaaaaaatagatagctgggcgcggtggctcacccctgtaatcccagcactttgggaggccgaggcgggcggatcatggggtcaggagatcgagaccatcctggctaacatggtgaaaccttgtctctactaaaagtacaaaaaattagccgggcatggtggcgggcgcctgtagtctcagctacttgggaggctgaggcaggagaatggcatgaacccggaggcagaggttttagtgagccgagatcgcgccactgcactccagcctgggcgacagagtgagactccgtctcaaaacaacaacaacaacaacaaacaaacaaataaataaataaacaggccaggtgcagtggctcatgtctataatcccagtactttgggaggccaacgtgggcagatcacttgaggtcaggagtttgagactagcctggccaacgtggtgaaaccctgtctctactaaaaatacaaaaaaacccaaaaaccagaaaaatcaaaatgtagcggggcatgctggtgtgtgcctatagcctgtaatcccagctacttggaaggctgaggcagaagaatcgcttgaacctgggagatggaggttgcaaatagccaagatcatgccactgcacttcatcctgagcgacagagcacgactccgtctcaaaaaaattaaaacaatttaaaaaacctcGTGTAGATATATTGCAAATTACGTAAGATAAAAcctaaaggccaggcacggtggctcacgcctgtaattccagcactttgggaggccaaggtgggtggatcacctgaggtcaggagtttgagatcggcctggcccacatggcaaaaccctgtctgtactaaaaatacaaaaattagctgggctggtggcatgcgcctgtagtcaaagctactcaggaggctgaggcagaagaatagcttaaaccagggaggtggaggttgcagttagctgagatcatgccactgcactccagccttggcaatagagTGAGTGGGATTCACTCTcaaaagagaaaggcaaatatAAGAACTTATTGAGAAACTGCAGGAATGAATATAACCTGTTGTACAACCATGGTTTAACTGTAGATTTTtagcctagcttttttttttttttttttttttttgagacggagtctagctctgtcgcccaagctggagtgcagtggcgtgatctcggctcactgcaacctctgcctcccaggttcaagtgattctcctgcctcagcctcccaagtagctgggactaaaggcgcccgccaccacgcctggctaattttttgtagttttagtagagacagggtttcaccgtgttagccaggatggtcttgatctcctgacctcatgatccacccgcctcggcctcccaaagtgttgggattacaggcgtgagccaccacactggcctttttttttttttttttttttgagacggagtcttgctctgtctcccaggctggagtgcagtggcatgaccttggctcactgcaacctccgcctcctgggttcaagtgattctcctgcctcagcctcccgagtagctgggactacaggtgcccgccaccatgcccggctaatttttttgtatttttagtagagacggggtttcaccatgttagccaggatggtctcgatctcctgacttcgtgatccacccgcctgggcctcccaaattgctgggattacaggcgtgagcctctgcacccagcctgccTAGTGTGTTTCTTTGGAACTTATCAAAATGTCTCtggaggccgggcacgatggcttcatgcctgtaatcccagcactttgggaggccaaggcaggcggataacttgaggtcaggagtttgagaccagcctggccagcatggtgaaaccctgtctctactagaaatacaaaaattagccgggcgtggtggcacacatctgtaatcccagctactagggaggctgtggcataagaatcgcttgaacccaggaggcagaggttgcagtgagccgagattgcgccactgtactccagcctgggtgacagagcgagaatccatcttaaaaaaaaaaaaaggctctggaACATTTCATTTCCTGTTTTGTTACTGACCTGTGACTCTGTAAAAGTCTACTTTCGCAATTTGGATTAATAATTTTATGAATGCAAATTGGAGAtgctgttcaaaaaaaaaaaaatagaaaagtcttACAAAGGAAAGACAATCACAGTGATAGCAGACATCTAGTTAGCTACAGTAGACACCTGGAGTCCATTCAAACCTAGAGAAAACTCAGCCTTGAATTTGCTATCAGCTACACCATTCAAGAGCACGGgggaaatgaagacattttcagacatgcaaAGACTCAACAGTTTGCAATGTACAAAACTTTAGTGGAAGAAAGTAGGTGTACTTAAGCAAAAAGAGAATTTGTCTAGGGGCATAAACTAATGAGAGGGAGGGTACACCTAAATACTGGCTATAAATGTAATactagtttatagtttaaaaagagGCAGGAACTAAAATTCTAGAAAGCAATATTGTGAAGAGTtattcaaggctgggcacagtggctcacgcctgtaatcccagcactttgggaggctgaggtgggcagatcacctgaggtcaggagttcgagaccagtgtggccaacttAGTggaacgccatctctactaaaaaataaaaaataaaaaaatccaaaaacaggTACTAAGAGGACAGACCTTGCatcaaatggtgctaggaaaactggacatccacaaGCAAAACCATAcatcatatattttgtatatggtgtatatacaaaaaaattacaccatatacaaaaattaacccaaaatgttcttgccacaaaaacaacaaaaaattgggTAACTACGTGAaatgatggatgtgttaatttgcttcactatagtaaccttTTTACTACCTGTATGTAGCCTCATAACATCATGTATACCTTATACCaaattaaattgatttaaaaagaaatttaacccaaaatggatcaaaaacttTACTTGTAAGAGCTAAAACgataactttgggaggccaaggcgggtggatcacctgaagtcaggagttaaagaccagcctgggcagcaaggaTAAatcccgtcactactaaaaatacaacaattagccatgcgtggtggcgcacgcctgttatcccagctactcgggagactgaggcaggagaatagcttgaacccgggaagcggaggttatggtgagcagagatggcaccattgcactccagcctgggcaacaagagtgaaactccgtctcaaaaaaaaaagctaaaacgaaagctcctagaagaaaacaggaaaagcttCATGGCATTAGATTTGGCAacgatttcttagatatgacactaaaaacacaggcaacaaaatatataaagtggaCTACAACAAAGtcatcttttcttaaaaaaatctcgTTATCTTACTCCcgcaaaactatttaaaaaaattaagttcaaaGTTCTCCAAAATGTACCATACCCTGGGGATTACTCTGaactttgttcatttgttttcttttaattcgGCTTTTTTGGTTGCCTTTCACCTACTTTTTCGCAGAGCCCTCCGCTGGGGCCTTCACTTGGGCAAACAACTATCGTAGTCGAACAGCTTTGACCTAACAATTTCCTCGTACCCAAGATGATCGCTTTTCCAGACAACTTAATAAACTTTGGCTTTAATGGATGACTGGATgcagaataaaatacataaaaataaacctcAGCTGCTCAGCAACGACTGAAAAACCACCACCGGGCAATCCCTCCCCATGGCCACCGAGCAAAGTTCCACCGCCTCCCCTACGCCGACCGCCGGGCTCCCGGGGTCGGACAGCCCCGGGCCACTTCCGGGCCTTCCCGGAAGTCCCTGTCACTTAACAACCGAAGTAACCCGCAATGCGGAAGGGCGAGGGGATTGCGAGTCACCGAGTTTCCCGCGCGGCTTGAGGTACTGGGGAACCGGAATCCCCCACCGGCCCAATCATGTTGCTGCTGGGGTCTCTCCGGTGCCCAGCAGTGGTTGTCAGTAAGCGGGCGGCACTCCCTTCCGATacgtcttttcttttttcatttttgagacggagtctcgctgtgtcacccaagctggagtgcagtggcgcgatctcggctcagtacaaactccgcctcccgggttcaagcgagtctcctgcctcagcctcctgagtagctgggattacaggcgcgagccactgcgcccggctaatttttttttgtatttttagtagagacggggcctcgccatgctggccaggctggtcttgaactcctgacctcaagtgatccgcccgcctcggtctcccagagtgctgggattacaggcgagagacaccgcgcctggcccccttcCAACTTTCTTAACGGGAAAGGCTGCTaccatttcttgagcacctatgTGTCAGGCTCCATCAGGCACGTCACAGTCTAACCTGATAATTACACAACCCATGTCACTGACAAGGAAGCCAGGTTCGGAGGGGTTGAGGCCCGCAACCTGAGGGAGGTGACTCCGGGACACACAATTAGTCCTGCTTTGCTGAAGGAAAGATATGCAGCCCACCAGTCGGAGGCTGGAGAAGGAGCAGCAGCAGCTTAAACCTTAACccagagttatttttattttccagaacgTGTTAGGAACTAGTACTTAAATAATCTCAAGTCCCTGAGGGGCCAGAGATCCCACCATGCAAAATAGCAAACAGACCCAAGACTTGGGGAGAGGCGGTGAGTGCATCAGAAATGGATGGGTACATCTGATTCCCACCACGCGGGGCTCAGCTTAGTTAGCAGGAGACCTTCAGACTGAGAAAAAATGCAAGTCTTTTTTTGGCCTCTAATATctgggaaggatggagggagcTCAGGAGACACAGAAAAGATGGCGTATGAATCCTGTCCGGCCTGAACGAGGCTGGAGTTGTGCCTCTGGATAGCTTCAAGCACTGATCAGATTGTCAGCCCCCGCTGCTTGAACAGATGCTTTAGAGCCTCTTCCAGTTGCCGGTTTGTTCCCTGAAGCCCCTTCACCACCTGCGCTGCCCACTCGAAGTATTCCTGGACTCGATGTTCTGACCATCCTGCATAAGAGTCGACAGAAACTTGCTAGCGTGATGTCAAGGAAAGCACTGCCTTTTCCCCACTTCCTGGCAAGCTTGGTTCAAGGCCATGAGTTCCTGATGGAATGAGCTGTCCTGAAAACTTCCCCTTGGCCCAgctattgtatttttactgtatgaAAGAAGATCAAAGAGTGGTCCAGTAGGATTAATTTGGGAATTAAGAATGCCCAGGGTTTTTCAGGGGAACTGACCAACATGTGTCTTCAGAAGGCGGCATCCCCCTCCCTTTTCCCTTACAGCCCATACGAAAGCGTACCCTCTGGGGTGCAGCGATTCAGGTCCCTCAGATTGTACAGCTTGTCTGCCAGCTTCACCAGTTTGGCCCCGGGGCTACTGTGGGGCGCTTGCTCCACCTGCAGCCTCTTTCTCTCCAGCTTGGGCAGAGTCTTGTCATCTGTTACCTCCTCCACCAGGCGCCGCACTTGTGCCCCAAAGTGTAGCTCCACCTCATCCAGGGTGGTGTCTGTGTCCTCCACCGTGTCATGGAGCAGGGCCGCCTGGGGACAAGTTCCCACTCAGCCCTGAGATGTCAGCCAAGGGTTGCCCATTGCTGAATGGGGCCCCTAATCCCCATCCCAGGCTCCTGGCAGAGAAGGGGGAAAGTTACCTGTAACACCACAATGTCAGTGATTCCCGCCTCGTGGGTCAGGATCCGTGCCACACCTGACGGGGAGGGGCAAAGCAGGAAGTCAGGTCGGAGGTAGTCCCAAGGCGGTGTGTTGTGGGTTTTGGAGAGCCAGATGTGGCCCCTTGTGGACTCtgactagctgggtgaccttggtcAAGTACCTTACCCTCTGGGAGCCAACCGACAAAGGGAACGATCATGCCTACCGTTCCAATTGTTATGAGGCTTAAACGGTATATCGCACTAAGCTTGGGACAAAACAGGTGCTCAATGAGGTGCACGCCCCCCACGTTTCCTTCCCAGTCCCCACCACCCAGGTGCCGCAGCCGGCGCTCCGCGGCCGACGCGCCCACCGATGGGGTGGTTGATGTAGGGGGTCCCCTCGGGGTCCTTCCGCCGCTGCTGCCGGTGCTTGCGAGCCGCGAAGTCGGCAGCCTCCAGCAGCTGCGCCGCCTCAGAGCCCATCGCGCGGATGGGGCCGACGACTGCGGCCGCAGGGGCAGGGACGGAACGTTTACAGCGCCCCCTGGCGCCGGGGAGGCCCGGGGATCGTGGAGGCTAATTCAGCGGGCCGAGTTGGGCCTGCCCCAGATGAATTCCTCTGGAGCTGACCGGCCCGCGCAGAGAGCAAGTGATGTGGACAGCTGCCTTCAGCATCGCAGCCCCCAGCTCAGTGTGCTCTGTTGGGGGTGCAAGAAGAACATAAGCCTGGCTCTTTGGGAGCCCACAGTCTGtggaaaagaggaagacagacaAGAAATAAGGCAGTGGCCTCACAGTGCTCTGAATCCAGGGTGGCCAAGGCTCAGGGGACTATGGGAGCGGGAAGAAAGAACAATCCCCACACCCTCAGAGTCAGAGACAGCTTCTCCCAGAAGCTCCCCCCAAGAACCATCTTCAACCTGTAAAAGCTCTGAAAATTCTCCAAGTGTTCTAAAAATAGTTCTCCCTGTAGGGATGGGCCAGGTTCTGTGGGCAGGGGAGTCTACCTTTGGACCCTCCAGGAGACCCTAGGGCCTGACCTGAAAAATCAGAGCCTTCCCTGGGAGCCCTGCCTAATTGCTTCAGACTTAggctcccaggtagctgtgaCGTTTCTGCAGGAACTGCCTTTGTTTGTCCTCAGTGTTGCAGATGAAATTTGCCTTGTCTTCTTATGCTATGAGAGCTCCTATTTCAGTCTCTAGGCATCTTCTGTGGGCCCCTGGGGTGATGAGTGTTGTCACTGCTGTCCTGGGAGCATGATGTTGTCAGGCCTGGGTAGGCACTGGAATAACACTTAATTCTGCTGGCTGGTGGCCTTCTGGAGAAATTCCCTGCCTTAGGGGCAGCTGAGGGGTAAGAGAGACCTGGTGATCCCCATAGAACTTCTCTGTGAGAGGGGGTTCCCTATTAGCTAAGTATACTCTAATCAGACATGTAGCTTTTGTGTTCTGGCTGGTAGCTGGGGCAGATAAGGCTCAGGGGAAAGGCTAATGAAAGGAGTCACCCTTGGTTTTCAGCTAGTCTTGGTGGTTGCCACGTAGCAGAGGTTAGGGAGGGAAGCCCCACATGCTGGAACTGAGGTCTCTGGGACCTGAAATAGGAGGGTCAGAATTCCCAGAGCTTCCATGGCAGCCTGGAAGTTGGAGAATGGGTAGAAACATATTTGGCTGTAAATGCTTGTTTGTTCTTCATACTAATGGCTCAGCTGCTCTCTCATCCCTCATTCTGTCCTCTAGTCCTTTGAGCCTTCTCTCCTTCAGCAGTTTGGCAATGCAGGCCCCACGTTTTCCAACAGGAGACAGAAACCCAGTCCCTGTCATCTCTCTCTAAAAGCCTGTGATAGAGAAGCTTCAGGCTCGTATTAATGGTGCCCAAGGGCCTTGGGGCTTtgacttttatttccttattgtcTGCAGTCACGGCCTAGAAAGAGAGATGTTGGGGTTCCCAGGACCAGGACAGAGGTGGTAGTGAACTCTCATGGGCATCCAGAGAAGGTCAGGCCCCTTGCTGACAGGCCTATCTGTGGGGCTACTGCTGCTCTTCAGCTGGGTGACCCTTGTCCAGCCAACCTCTCTCTCAGGTACAGCACTTACCCCTGTGGCCCACCTGCCTCTGGTGCTATGGGCTATTCCTGGGAACTGGAACTGATGGGGATGGGTGGAAGGGCATCTTTTCTTCTGGTAGGGGCTGATCTCTTTTACTCTCCAGTAGGGGTGGAGTGAGCTGTGGAAAGGCCCCTCCTGCTTGTCTCTAGCACCCCCACCTCTCTCTTCAGCTCTGGTCCACCACCCTCACTTGTGCCAGACCACCCGGGATGTCCATGGCCGTCACTACCCTGGTTTCTTTTGCCCTCGTCTGTCTGATTCTCCAGAGGAAGCCTACTGCTGCCACCTGCAGGCTGCAGGGGGCTCCTGCTGCACCCGGGCTGAATTTGAGGCCCTGTACCAAGTCAATCTGTCCGCTCTTCCGCCCCCGCCCATCCTCAGGTGAGATCTCCAACCCCAGAGCCACTGGAACATCGACAGGGTGTTCCAGTATCTGGGGCTCTGTTCCTAAATTATGGGGTGGTAGGCTTGTAACTTACAGACTAGTGAAGGGACAGACCGCAACAGAAAATCATGTAGATCATGATTACAATTACAAAGGAGAAGTTCAGGGGGCTGTGCAAGCTGGTAATGGGGAGCCATCCTGAATCTGCCCATGGGTGGCTCTAGGATGAGCTCCTAAATTCGTATGCAAATGTGTGTATGTAAGACGACACTTATTTGGGGAGGGAGTCCTGAGCTTTCTCCGGACTCCCAGGGATTCTGTACCCCCCACAGAGCGCAGCAGCGAGAGCGCGGTCGGGGCCGGGATCCAGATACTTTTTCTCTCCCGCAGGGGCCCAGGCCCGCTCCTAGTGCTGGGCCTCTACAACCTACTGGTTGTGACCCTGATGACCGTAGACCTCGTGCACTTCTGCTGCGGTCGGGGCCGGAGTCTGGGCTGGAGCCACCGCAGGCCTCCCTCTGGGTCCTCCGCCGCGAGCTCCCTGCAGGTCTCTGCGGGGACAGCTTAGGTGCGCCCGGAGCTTGCCTGCACCTGCGATCCAGAGCCAAGCGCCCCGCCCCTGCCCGGGCGCGCTCCCTCCTTAGCCCTGCCCCTCTCTGACCCCACCTCCGACGCAAGAGTGGGGCGGGGCAGCTGCCGGTGGCGTCCCGAACCCAGACTCGCCCCGCCCCAGAGACTGCGCCTGCGCGGGCACGAGACAACCTCTCCGCGATGACTGTGAGTGGTCCAGGGACCCCCGAGCCCCGGCCGGCCACCCCCGGGGTGCGTACCCAACCCCCGCGCCATCACCCCTTCGCACCCGCCCTGACCATCCCTGGCCTCCTTCTCCCCATCCATGAGGCTCGCCCCgatccctcctctcctctccccttagCTCCCGGGCTCTGCCCCGAACCCCCTCCGACGTTTCCGCCCCCTTTCTCTCTACAGGCCAGCTCAGTGGAGCAGCTGCGGAAGGAGGGCAATGAGCTGTTCAAATGTGGAGACTACGGGGGCGCCCTGGCGGCCTACACTCAGGCCCTGGGTCTGGACGCGACGCCCCAGGACCAGGCCGTTCTGCACCGGAACCGGGCCGCCTGCCACCTCAAGCTGGTGAGGGAGCCTGGCGCTCTTCCCCTCGCCCGCCCGGGCCCCGGTTCGCCCA is drawn from Homo sapiens chromosome 15, GRCh38.p14 Primary Assembly and contains these coding sequences:
- the HDDC3 gene encoding guanosine-3',5'-bis(diphosphate) 3'-pyrophosphohydrolase MESH1 isoform 1 (isoform 1 is encoded by transcript variant 1), whose amino-acid sequence is MGSEAAQLLEAADFAARKHRQQRRKDPEGTPYINHPIGVARILTHEAGITDIVVLQAALLHDTVEDTDTTLDEVELHFGAQVRRLVEEVTDDKTLPKLERKRLQVEQAPHSSPGAKLVKLADKLYNLRDLNRCTPEGWSEHRVQEYFEWAAQVVKGLQGTNRQLEEALKHLFKQRGLTI
- the HDDC3 gene encoding guanosine-3',5'-bis(diphosphate) 3'-pyrophosphohydrolase MESH1 isoform 2 (isoform 2 is encoded by transcript variant 2), encoding MGSEAAQLLEAADFAARKHRQQRRKDPEGTPYINHPIGVARILTHEAGITDIVVLQAALLHDTVEDTDTTLDEVELHFGAQVRRLVEEVTDDKTLPKLERKRLQVEQAPHSSPGAKLVKLADKLYNLRDLNRCTPEVKIQ